Genomic segment of Triticum aestivum cultivar Chinese Spring chromosome 6A, IWGSC CS RefSeq v2.1, whole genome shotgun sequence:
CGTGATGCTGTCCCTCATCTTCTGGGTGATCTACGCCAGGGAGCGGCGCCACCGGGCATACAACAAGGCGCACCGAGGCGACAAGCCGGCACCGATGGGCGGGAACGCCTGATCAGCGACGGCCGTTTCATGCGTTCGATCGCCATGGATGGCGTCAGTGAGTGTAGAGAGTAGAGGACCGCTGTGTGGTTGACTTGATTGCTGCCTGTTGATTGATTCTTTCTTCGTTTTTGTGAATCTGATGCTTGCTAGTATTTGTTTGTGTTCCTGCTCGGTTGATGTACAGTTTGTGATCTACTAGGAATGAAGGATTGCTGTAGACTCTGCTCTGCTTCTCCTTCAGTTTGTGATGTACAGTCTGTGATCACTCACTTTGGCGTTGGGATTTAGATCAAACGAGGTAGCTAATTGCACAAAGTTCGATTCGATGGCGCACAAATGATCTCAGGGTGAGCTATTGAACCATGCGCCCGGCGTTCATCGCTTGTGCTCTTCAAAGTCCCGATAACTTAGGCCCCATGCTTGCCTGATCGAGCTGAGTTACTCATCAAGTTCAGAGGTCGCCCCTGAGTTCTTCTTGGTCCCTGGCTCTCTGCAGCTTTGGTTTCTTTCTCCTGTACCAATTCTAGACCACTTGCAACTCCTGAAGGAAGGCCATCACTTTTTTTTGCCAAAAAACACTCAGGTACTTAAGAAGTAGTACAAAGCACcacaaatataataaaaattacatcgagtaTTCTACAcaaccggcttatgcaaagtttaGTTCACAAGGAGAGTATACTAATATCCGCACACACAAAGTTATACAACATTTAACGACCCTCCAAGGCTGTGATGCTAATTGCATTTATAGAGTTCTCCATGTTATCTGTTGCTTCTTGACCTTCACGATTACTTAGAGCAAAATAGGCGGGTTGCTTTGGAGTTGGAAGAAGCGTGTTTTCATTCTCCAGCATAAGCATAACCGATGACATTAGTGGCCTATCGTTGGGATGGTCTTGAACACACAAGAGTCCGATATGAACACACCGTAGAACTTCATGAAGTGAGCAATTAACGACAATAGAAGAGTCCACTAGTTCAGTTGCTTCTCCAACTTCCCATAGTCTCCACGCCTGACCAAGAAAATGAAGTGACGATGAAGttaacaagtactccctccatcctaaaataagtgtcttagttttattttgggacggagggagtagtagtttatGAGGTTGGGGCCCTTGCAGTGTGtgtggggttgggggggggggtgggggtggggttatATAAGGCTGCAAAAATTTGTTTTGAGCTCAGGTGAACTGATCTTCAGGCCACTAACAATCTCCAAGAGAAGAACACCAAAGCTATATGTGTCTGTTTTAACAGAAAATGCACCTCCCATCGCATATTCAGGTGACATGTAACCACTATTTAAGACATTCAACAAGTCAGAAAGGAATGTATGAACTAAATTGTATTAAGCCATGGAGAGTACAATGTTAAGGATTTGTTAATTCACTAGTTACTTACTATGTCCCGACAACCCTAGTAGTGTTTGCATGATTCTGGTTTGCACCAAATATTCGTGCCATACCAAAATCTGAAATTTTGGGagtcatttctgcgtccaacaAGATGTTGCTTGCTTTGAGATCTCTGTGAATTATTGTTAATCTTGAATTTTGATGGAGATAAAGAAGACCTCTTGCTATTCCTTTAACTATTTTGAACCGTGTCGACCAGTCAAGCATGTGTTTTTGTGCAACATCTTGATCAAATATGAAACAAATCTAGCCATCATGAGTATAACTCCGGCTAATGTAAGAATTAAGCAACATAAGATCAACATACTAAAACGTACCAAAAAGGAAGGCATCCAAACTTTTGTTAGGTAAGTATTCATAGATCAGTAACTTCTCATCTTCCTGAATGCAACACCCATGAAGGCTGACTAGGTTTTTGTGCTGCAGTTTCGCAATTAGAACTACTTCATTTTTGAACTCCACAATACCTTGACCAGAACCCTGACTAAGCCTTTTCACAGCAACCTCATATCCACCTTCCATTGTGCCCTATAAGAGCGCATATTTTTTAGTCGAGTAACACTTGGAAGCTAACTTTTTCAACTGCACAATGCCTTTCACACAATGAAGTATTCTCCTTGTATACCCTAAAATATCAAAACTAGTGCAAATGGGCAACTCATTTTAAAGCACGCCAATTTTGGACATGGACTAAATGCATAAGTTCTCAACTTCTCCCCATATATGGATGCCAagtaaacaacaacaacaactaaatAAGTTGCTTGGCATCCATTTTGAGATGTATTAACAACTGGGGAAGCAAAAGGCTTCAGTCAGAACAACAACAACTAAATGCGGAAGTTCTCAACTTCTCCCCATATATGGCACATCATCCCGATCATGATTTGAGACTCAAAGCTCTTTTCTAGAGTTAGATAGACAACTGTTGAAGGGTAAATTAGGCATGTTTCATTTTTAACCCAAAACTACTGTAAATAGCACTTTATATTACCTTGTAAACTTTGCCAAAATCTCCCCGTCCAAGCAAGTTTGAATCAGCGAAGAAATTTGTTGCTGAAAGGATCTCTTTGTAGCTAATAAATGGAAATTCTGTACTTTTGCCTTCGAGTTCATCGGATGTGCTAAAGTATTCTCGCATTAGTTTCTTCTGGTTTTCCTTCCTTCGCCATTTTCCTGCTGGTAAAGACATCCATTTTTTTCCTTAACTCTTGCATTAATGTTCATACAATATGTCAAAAAAAAGAGGACATCTTACCTCTGAATTTGTAAGTCCAGATGAGGACAATGCATGTCAGCAACAACAGTAATGCTATAATCGGGAGTAAAACCTTTAGTGAACTGCTGTTGTCAACTGTAGAAATGCAACCAACCAGAAGTTCAGGACTCACTTGCACAACCATACCATGTCGGATCTGTCAAGCTAATTAAGTACGTATACTATGGTAATTTCAGTGCCTGAACTATCAGTGCTTGTGGTAAATCAAAGATCTGATCACCTAGAAAAGTATTTGATCTTGCAATATGCTTATTCCAAAACTCAATAATTGTTTGGCCATTGTCAATGCGAGAAAAATAGTAACTCTCTCTATTGGATAATTGCTACAACATGGACTGAAAACAATTCTCAACGCACTTGAAAGTGAAGAGGGGAAGTTGTATGGCTTACCTTAGTAATTGGGAAACATATCTTTTGTATTTGTAAGATGATGTTAAAAGGAAGGAATGTTCTGTTTTTTTTATCAAATCCATCGACCATCTTACATTCTTACTCCCTTTCAGTTCGCAAAAATATGACAATTTAGATGAGGAAGTTGTAAATTTTTAGCTATTCACAAGGCAATGGGACAGTGCATACCAGGAGACTCAGCAAGGCGAAGGTACAGGTTCTCGCCAGAGTTAGTCGACTTTCCTGTGTCGATAAGCTCCCTTGTCCAAACCAAGCACCTTGTCGGGTCATCGTTAGCACCACCACTGCTCAAATTGGCGTAAGCATACGCCGTACATGAGCAGTTGTTGCTGCACTCGGCGGCACACTCATCGAAGCTTCTGTTCTTTAAATGTAAGAACTTGTCAGGGACCTTCATCCCAGACAAAGTTATGAACTGACTTTGCTTGCCACAATTCAGGTCCTCTGTTCGCCGACAACCGCTTGAAAAGTTAAGACTGTCAGGCTCAAACCCATCGAAGCATTTGCATGCCGGGACAGTACTAGTGAGGTCGCAATAGCTGAATGGGCCACATGAGGCATAGACGTCGCAAGCAGCTTTGGGCCTCTCAAACAGGACTGTCCATGATGAGGAGTGTCTGTTCCAATTTAGAGACTTCAGCGCGCCTGTGTAGTCAAGCGTCAAACGCGTGAACGGTAAACCATCAGAGACAGTGAACATATAGTAGAACTCATCGCCCAGCTTGATGTTTGTTTCATACACAATGGAGCTGGCGTTGCTGAGGTATGTGCCGCCGGACACCGACACGCCATTAACCAAATTGCTGCGAGAATATGGCGTGGTCCCATGCCATATTAGCCTCTGAAGGGTCGGCGAGCTAGGGTCGCCACCGCATGAGAAAATCCCCAGAGGACGGGTCATCCCACTAttagaaaaagggctgctagtggcgcatctattttcgctactaatggcgtactactggtgcgccactagcatcacgccattagaatctggtattctaatggcgcaccagacccacgatgcgccattagtatttggtatattaatgacgcaccacacagaaatgcgccattagtaacaatttcaaaaccttttttttttgaatttttttgcctctagatcttaaaagccccgtaactttttttgtgttaggtttttggggattttgaaaatgtttagcgGCCCCCTGTTAAATTCAGatataacttttcgagtagatgatttttcatatataaaactttttaatccgagttcgtatgcaaaagttatgcccatgcaaaagttatgcccattttacaaatttccagatagattttgcaaataaagtcgaaatttatatttgtaaattttcccaacaactagaccacatatcacatggcaaacttattttcttttatttttttgacatttttatcattttttttatttttttaaaactgaaaaagcggtcaggggggagggggtgcattcggtggaagccgggcaaactagtaatggcgcaccgtggggtggtgcgccattggtagttaaactagtaatggcgcaccacacccacggtgcgccattactagttttgaaaaaaaatataaaaaaattgaatttttttttgaattttttttgaaaaaaacttagtaatggcgcaccagtggacaatgcgccattactagttaaaaactagtaatggcgcactgtccactggtgcgccattactaacaatttttttttttacttttttttcaaaacttctaatggcgcatcgtgggtgtggtgcgccattactatgtcaactagtaatggcgcaccacacccacggtgcgccattagtaacaaattttgtttttttttcaaaacttctaatggcgcatcgCACACCAGGTGGCGtacctgtatgtggtgcgccattgctatattctaatggcgcaccacacacgtgatgcgccattagtgtccatttcatctatagccgttttcctagtagtgtccggACCAAAGTTTTAGATAGCGCGCTATAGCGGCGCTACACGCATCCTGACTGTGGTGCGCTACGCGAAGCTCGATTTCACGTACAAGAGTTAGCGTGCTAATAGCGCGCTAGATGTCATTTAGCGCTGAAAATTGGGCCTCTAGCGTTAGCGTCCCGCGTCTCTGACCTAAAATTTTCGGCCCAAAATGAAATCGCTACGCGGGCTAAAGCCCAAGCCTACCAATAGCGAATACTATGCCCCCAACCCTCCTCTCGAGCGAAACCCTATCCCCACTCCCGTCCTCATCTCAAACAGGAACCATGGCGGCGGCCGACCAACGACCAACCATGGCGACGGCCTCGAGCTGCCACTCCGGCGACTGACCTTCCTCGCCACTCCCTCCCAGCGACGGGGTATTCCTTCCACCAGGCGACGCAGCTCCCGGACGTTTCCTCTCGGCTGCTCCCTCCTGGCCACTTCCTCTGCTGACGGCGACGACCGCATCCACAAGGCGACGGAGCACCCCGCGGCGACGGTGTCCACCAGGCGACCATGAGCCAGCAAATCCCGTCAGCAGGTAAGCTCATCTATCCTTTGTTATCTCTTCTTGTGGATGCTTGTACTACTATAGGAATCTGCTGAAGTTTTCAGTTATATACAAAATACAGATACATTGAAAGTTTATTTGCTACTGATGTACATTTTTCTATCACGTACTTTGGATTGCCTTAATCTGCATAGGTGTTGGTGGCTCAAGCACTGCCTCAGTAGCAGCACCTGCACTCCCTCAAGTTGATTCGGATGACCCTGCGTGGAAGTATTGCACTCTTCCAGATGTGAACAAGAAGCATTGGCAGTTGGTATGTTGTTTATGTACTCTTCAGGACCATCTCATGTTGTTTATGTACCACTTTTGTTATTCAAAGTGTGCTGGTGGTATGTTGCTAGTTGCTATGCCAAACTTTGCTCTGTTATGTAATGAATTGAACCATCTCCTGATATATGTCCTTATTATGTATGGTAGGAACTACATAATACTATGTTATGTGGCTGTTTGCATGAGTATGGTAGGAACTACATAATACAGTATCATTTTTC
This window contains:
- the LOC123128819 gene encoding G-type lectin S-receptor-like serine/threonine-protein kinase At1g11330, with the translated sequence MNVHHIPIFFLLLLSSFCKSDDQLTRAKPLTHGDTLISKSGNFALGFFSTTSSNKSFYLGIWYHSIPGPRTVVWVANRDNAITTPSSTMLSITTSSDLVLSDSKGHAIWRATSSITTGGAEAYALLLNSGNFVLRLPNSTDAHAVERLIAWKGPDQSSLGIFSCGGDPSSPTLQRLIWHGTTPYSRSNLVNGVSVSGGTYLSNASSIVYETNIKLGDEFYYMFTVSDVLFERPKAACDVYASCGPFSYCDLTSTVPACKCFDGFEPDSLNFSSGCRRTEDLNCGKQSQFITLSGMKVPDKFLHLKNRSFDECAAECSNNCSCTAYAYANLSSGGANDDPTRCLVWTRELIDTGKSTNSGENLYLRLAESPVDNSSSLKVLLPIIALLLLLTCIVLIWTYKFRGKSTEFPFISYKEILSATNFFADSNLLGRGDFGKVYKGTMEGGYEVAVKRLSQGSGQGIVEFKNEVVLIAKLQHKNLVSLHGCCIQEDEKLLIYEYLPNKSLDAFLFDFGMARIFGANQNHANTTRVVGTYGYMSPEYAMGGAFSVKTDTYSFGVLLLEIVSGLKISSPELKTNFCSLICQAWRLWEVGEATELVDSSIVVNCSLHEVLRCVHIGLLCVQDHPNDRPLMSSVMLMLENENTLLPTPKQPAYFALSNREGQEATDNMENSINAISITALEGR